Sequence from the Streptomyces sp. R33 genome:
CGCGGCGGCGCCCGCGCTGTGGGAGCAGGACACGGTGCCGGAGGGCTTCGCCTGGGTGGAAGCGGACGCGGTGGAGGACAACGTCTTCGCGTTCCTGCGCTACGCACAGGACGGCTCGCCGCTGCTGTGCGTGTCGAACTTCTCGCCGGTGGTGCGGCACGGCTACCGGATCGGCGTCCCGGAGGAGGTGCCGTGGTGGCGGGAGGTCCTGAACACGGACCTGGAGCAGTACGGCGGCAGCGGCGTGCGCCATCTGCAGCCCCTGCGGCCCGAGCCCGTGCCCGCGCAGGGCCGTCCGGCGAGCCTGCGCATGACCCTCCCGCCCCTGGCGACGGTCTGGCTCAGGCCGTGACGGCCATCTGCTTGACGGGCTCGCCATCGCGGAAGACGAGCAGGGTCGGCATGGACAGCACCCCGTACCGGACGACGGTGGCGGGGTTGCCGTCCGCGTCGATCTGCACGACCTTGAGGCGGTCGGCCTGCTCGGCGGCGACGGCGGACAGCACGGGCGCGAGCTGCCGGCAGGGCCCGCACCAGTCCGCGGTGAACTCCACGAGGACGGGCCGGCCCCGCTCGGCGAGCACCTCCGCCTCGAAGTCCAGGTCGGTCACTTCGGCGACACCCTTGGCGTGGATCATCTCTTCCCTTCCCCTTCTCACGGTCCGGTCATTTCACAGCGCGGCGACGCCGCCTCGCCGGCGGCCTCCTCGGCGGCGGTGAGCTGCCGCGCGACCTGCTCCCGTACGTCGGCCAGCTGGCCGATCAGCCCGTCGAGCTCGGCGAGCTTGCGCCGGTACACGGCCAGGGACGCGGGACAAGAGTCCCCCGCGGGATGGCCGGCGCGCAGGCAGTCGACGAACGGGCGGGTCTCCTCCAGCTCGAAGCCGAAGTCCTGGAGCATGCGGATCTGGCGCAGCAGCCGCAGGTCGTCCTCGTCGTAGGCGCGGTAGCCGTTGCCGGTGCGGCGCGCGGGCAGCAGTCCGCGCGACTCGTAGTACCGCAGGGTCCGCGTGGTGGTCCCCGCCTGCTCCGCCAGTTCGCCGATGCGCATGCGCCGACGGTAGTCCTTGACGCCGACGTCAAGGCAAGGAGCGGCTTCGGGGTGAGGGGTGGGGCCCTCGCCACCCCCGTATGCGAGGGCCCCCGACATGGATCACGCACCGGGCGGGAGCTCGGTTCAGGAGGGGGAGCGGGAGATCGCGTGGAGATCCGTGGAGATCGTGCGCAGGGGTATCGCAACGGCAGGGGGGAACCGTACGCTTGCCAATGGATCTAGAAACGATCCGATTACCGGACGGTCGCCGAGAAACCCGGCCAAAGCGTCGAACTCCATAGGACGTTCCTACGAGTTCTGGGCTTGTTTGAACGGTCTGTAGTCGCCGCCCCTTGGGCACTCCTACGGTGTGCCCTGTGCACTCCAGCCCTCCCTTCAATGCCCCCGCAGCGCGTCGCCTCCGCGCAGCCCTGGGCATGGCTCCCGGTCATGTCGCCTATGGCCTGCGTGCCCAGTACGGACTGATCGTCGAGCCCGAGACCGTGATGGCCTGGGAGCGTGGCGAGATATCGCCGAATTCCGCGGAGCTCACGGCGCTCGCGGGCGTGCTCTGGTGCGCCCCCGGCGAGCTGCTCGCGGAGCCCGTGACCTTGCGGGAGCACCGGATGGCCCGCGGCCTGGCCGCGGACGAGCTGGCCCGGCGGATCGGGCTGGAGACGACCGCATACCAGAAGATGGAGGACACCGGGCGCTGGAAGGGCAACGAACGGCAGTCCGTGGCCCTGGCGCAGGTGCTCGGGCTTTCGCTGGCCCAGTTCGTGGCGGCGACCGGCAAGCAGGACGAGCTCGCCGAGCTGCTGCGCAACGCGGTGACCACGCGCTGGCAGGCGTACGTGAAGCCGCTGGCCAAGCTGCTCCCGGTGCCGAAGCAGCACCTGGAGCCGGTGCTGGAGCGGCTGCACGCGGACTACCAGTCGAAGATGGTGGCCACCTTGAGCTGGGGCGGCGCCTCGGGCGCGGCCGGCGCGGGGGACGCCGGCCGGGAGTTCCTGGCCGACATCGTGGCCCACTTCTGGGCCTTCGCGGGCGGCGCCCGCTAGGGGGTGTCGTCGGCGGGGCGGGTCAGAAGACGGACTCGGCCTCGTACATGCGCTCCTCCGGGACCGTCTTCAGTTCGGTGACCGCCTGGGCCAGCGGGGCCATCACGATGTCGGTGCCGCGCAGGGCGGTCATGTTGCCGAAGTCGCCGCGGTGGACGGCCTCCACGGCGTGCCAGCCGAAGCGGGTGGCCAGGACCCGGTCGTACGCGGTGGGGACGCCGCCGCGCTGGACGTGGCCGAGGATGACGGGGCGGGCCTCCTTGCCGAGGCGGTGCTCCAGCTCGGTGGCGAGGCGGTTGCCGATGCCGGCGAAGCGCTCGTGGCCGTAGGCGTCGATCGCGCCGCGCTCGTACGGCATGGAGCCCTCGGCGGGGTGCGCGCCCTCGGCGACGCAGATGACGGCGAACTTCTTACCGCGGGAGAATCGTTCCTCCACCATCTTCACCAGGTCGTCCACCTCGAAGTGGCGCTCCGGCAGGCAGATCCCGTGGGCGCCGCCGGCCATGCCGGACTCCAGGGCGATCCAGCCCGCGTGCCGGCCCATGACCTCGACGACCATCACGCGCTGGTGCGATTCGGCGGTGGTCTTGAGGCGGTCGATGGCCTCGGTGGCGACCATGACGGCGGTGTCGAAACCGAAGGTGCGGTCGGTGGAGGAGATGTCGTTGTCGATGGTCTTCGGCACGCCGACGACCGGCATCCCGGCGTCCGACAGCATCCGGGCGGCGGTCAGGGTGCCCTCGCCGCCGATCGGAATGAGGGCGTCGATACCGTAGCGCGTCGCCAATTCCTGCGCGTTCTCGGCGGCTTCGTGCAGCCGTGCGCGCTCCATGCGGGCCGAGCCGAGGATGGTGCCGCCGCGGGCGAGGATGCCGCTGACGGCGTTGATGTCGAGGGGCCGGTGGTGGCCGTCCAGGAGGCCCTTGAAGCCGTCCTCGAAGCCGATGACTTCGTCGCCGTGGCCGACCACGGCGCGGTGCACGACCGAACGGATGACAGCGTTCAGGCCCGGGCAGTCGCCGCCTGCGGTGAGAACTCCGATACGCATCGTGCTGTGTCTCCTGCTCCTGGTCGTACCGGGCCGTACGCGTGCGGGCGGACAGCCGTACATCTGAAGGGCGTATTGGTGAAGCCCTGTCCGATTGTTCCACGGGCCGGGGATGCGGCGCGTCCTGTGGCGCTCCGCCGACCAGGCCTTTCGGCCCCTCCCGCCAGACCTTTCCCGGCGGGCGCCCTATCTGCCCGCCGAGGTATTGTCAAGAGGTCAAGGCCACCCCATCGGGGGAATTCGACTCGGATCCGCCCGCCGGCCCGGCGGGCGGCACCCACATCCAGACCATGGGACGGAGAGCACGCGTGACGCGCAGCGTGTACGTGACCGGTATCGATCGGGGGGACGGCCGGCAGGTCGTCGAGCTGGGGATCATGGAGCTGCTGACCCGGCAGACGGCGCGGGTCGGCGTCTACCGCCCGTTGCTGCACGACGGACCGGACCGGCTCTTCGACCTCCTCAAGGCCCGCTACCGGATCGACCAGGACGCCCGGGCGGCGTACGGCATGGAGTACCACGAGGCCTCCGCCATCCTGGCCGAGAAGGGCACCGACGAGCTCGTCTCCCGCCTGGTGGACGGCTACCACCGGGTGGCCCGCGACTACGAGGTCATGCTCGTCCTCGGCACCGACTACGCCGATACGAACCTCCCCGACGAGCTGGCGCTGAACGCCCGCCTCGCCAACGAGCTGGGGGCCGTGATGGTGCCCGTCGTCGGCGGCACCAAGCAGCCCGCCGAGGCCGTGCGCGCCGAGGCCCAGAGCGCGTTCCGCGCGTACGAGAGCCTGGGCTGCCACGTCGTCGCGATGGTGGTCAACCGGGTGGCCGCCGAGGACCGGGACGCCATAGCCGAGCGGCTGGCCGCCCGCCTGCCGGTCCCCTGCTACGTACTGCCGGACGACAAGTCGCTCTCCGCCCCGACCGTCGCCCAGATCACCCGGGCGCTCGGCGGCGAGGTGCTCCTCGGCGACGACGCCGGGCTGGCCCGCGACGCCGTGGACTTCGTCTTCGGCGGCGCCATGCTGCCGAACTTCCTGAACGCCCTGACCCCCGGCTGCCTGGTCGTCACCCCCGGGGACCGTGCAGACCTAGTCATCGGAGCGCTGGCCGCGCACGCCTCCGGCACCCCGCCGATCGCCGGTGTGCTGCTGACGCTGAACGAGCGTCCGGGCCCCGACATCCTGACGCTGGCCTCGAAGCTGGCGCCGGGCACCCCGGTGGTCTCGGTGGCCGGCAACAGCTTCCCGACGGCCGCCGAACTGTTCTCGCTGCAGAGCCGGTTGAACTCCGCGACCCCGCGCAAGCTGGAGACCGCGCTCGGCCTGTTCGAGCGGCACGTGGACACCGCCGAGCTGCGCGGGCTGCTGTCGGTGGCCCGCTCCGAGCGCGTCACGCCGATGATGTTCGAGCACGAGCTGCTGGAGCGGGCCCGCTCCGAGCGCCGCCGCGTGGTGCTGCCCGAGGGCGGCGAGGAGCGCGTGCTGCGTGCCGCGGACGTGGTGCTGCGCCGCGGGGTCTGTGACCTGACCCTGCTCGGCGAGGAGCAGGCGATCCTGAAGAAGGCCGCCGCCCTGGGCGTCGACATCTCCGGCGCCCAGCTCATCGACCCGGCGACCTCCCCGCTGCGGGAACGTTTCGCCGAGTTCTACGCCCAGGCCCGCGCCCACAAGGGCATGACCGTCGAGCTGGCCCTCGACGTGGTCACCGACGTCAACTACTTCGGCACCCTGATGGTCCAGGAAGGTCTCGCCGACGGCATGGTCTCGGGCTCGGTGCACTCCACCGCCGCGACCATCCGGCCCGCGTTCGAGATCATCAAGACGAAGCCCGACGCCTCGATCGTCTCCTCGGTCTTCTTCATGTGCCTCGCCGACCAGGTCCTCGTCTACGGCGACTGCGCGGTCAACCCGGACCCGGGCGCCGAGCAGCTCGCCGACATCGCCATCCAGTCGGCGGCGACCGCGGCCGCCTTCGGCGTCGAGCCGCGGATCGCGATGCTCTCGTACTCGACCGGCACCTCGGGCTCCGGCGCGGACGTGGACAAGGTCCGCAAGGCCACCGAGATCGTCCGTGAGCAGCGCCCCGACCTGGCCGTCGAGGGCCCGATCCAGTACGACGCGGCCGTGGAGCCCTCGGTCGCCGCGACCAAGCTGCCCGGTTCCGACGTGGCCGGCCGGGCGAGCGTGCTGATCTTCCCCGACCTCAACACGGGCAACAACACGTACAAGGCCGTACAGCGCTCGGCGGGCGCCGTCGCGGTCGGCCCGGTGCTCCAGGGGCTGCGCAAGCCGGTCAACGACCTCTCGCGCGGCGCGCTGGTGCAGGACATCGTCACCACCGTGGCGATCACCGCGATCCAGGCACAGGGTGCGCCGGCCCCCACCGCCTGACCCCCGCACAGCCCGCCCGGCCCAGCCGCCGAGCCCTCACCCCGAAGGAAAGACCCTCATCGTGACCACCGCATCGCGCGTACTCGTCCTCAACTCCGGCTCCTCGTCGGTGAAGTACCAGCTGCTCGACATGGCGGACTCCATCCGCCTCGCCGTCGGCCTGGTGGAGCGGATCGGCGAAGAGACCTCGCGGCTCGTGCACGAGCCGCTCACCGGTCCGGGCGCGGGCGGCGGCAAGCGCGAGCGGCTCGGCGCGATCGCGGACCACGGGGCCGCGCTCCGGGCCGTCGCGGCGGAGCTCGCCGCCGACGGTCTGGGCCTGGACTCCCCCGAGCTGGCCGCCGTCGGGCACCGGGTGGTGCACGGCGGGACCCGGTTCACGCAGCCGACGGTGATCGACGACGAGGTGCTGGCGGAGATCCGGAGCCTGATCCCGCTGGCCCCGCTGCACAACCCGGCGAACGTCACCGGCATCGAGGTGGCCCGCGCGCTGCGCCCGGAGCTCCCGCAGGTGGCGGTGTTCGACACGGCGTTCCACTCGACGATGCCGGAGTACGTGGCGCGGTACGCGATCGACGCCGCGACGGCGGACAAGTACGCCATCCGGCGGTACGGGTTC
This genomic interval carries:
- the pta gene encoding phosphate acetyltransferase — its product is MTRSVYVTGIDRGDGRQVVELGIMELLTRQTARVGVYRPLLHDGPDRLFDLLKARYRIDQDARAAYGMEYHEASAILAEKGTDELVSRLVDGYHRVARDYEVMLVLGTDYADTNLPDELALNARLANELGAVMVPVVGGTKQPAEAVRAEAQSAFRAYESLGCHVVAMVVNRVAAEDRDAIAERLAARLPVPCYVLPDDKSLSAPTVAQITRALGGEVLLGDDAGLARDAVDFVFGGAMLPNFLNALTPGCLVVTPGDRADLVIGALAAHASGTPPIAGVLLTLNERPGPDILTLASKLAPGTPVVSVAGNSFPTAAELFSLQSRLNSATPRKLETALGLFERHVDTAELRGLLSVARSERVTPMMFEHELLERARSERRRVVLPEGGEERVLRAADVVLRRGVCDLTLLGEEQAILKKAAALGVDISGAQLIDPATSPLRERFAEFYAQARAHKGMTVELALDVVTDVNYFGTLMVQEGLADGMVSGSVHSTAATIRPAFEIIKTKPDASIVSSVFFMCLADQVLVYGDCAVNPDPGAEQLADIAIQSAATAAAFGVEPRIAMLSYSTGTSGSGADVDKVRKATEIVREQRPDLAVEGPIQYDAAVEPSVAATKLPGSDVAGRASVLIFPDLNTGNNTYKAVQRSAGAVAVGPVLQGLRKPVNDLSRGALVQDIVTTVAITAIQAQGAPAPTA
- a CDS encoding ATP-dependent 6-phosphofructokinase; amino-acid sequence: MRIGVLTAGGDCPGLNAVIRSVVHRAVVGHGDEVIGFEDGFKGLLDGHHRPLDINAVSGILARGGTILGSARMERARLHEAAENAQELATRYGIDALIPIGGEGTLTAARMLSDAGMPVVGVPKTIDNDISSTDRTFGFDTAVMVATEAIDRLKTTAESHQRVMVVEVMGRHAGWIALESGMAGGAHGICLPERHFEVDDLVKMVEERFSRGKKFAVICVAEGAHPAEGSMPYERGAIDAYGHERFAGIGNRLATELEHRLGKEARPVILGHVQRGGVPTAYDRVLATRFGWHAVEAVHRGDFGNMTALRGTDIVMAPLAQAVTELKTVPEERMYEAESVF
- a CDS encoding MerR family transcriptional regulator, which produces MRIGELAEQAGTTTRTLRYYESRGLLPARRTGNGYRAYDEDDLRLLRQIRMLQDFGFELEETRPFVDCLRAGHPAGDSCPASLAVYRRKLAELDGLIGQLADVREQVARQLTAAEEAAGEAASPRCEMTGP
- a CDS encoding helix-turn-helix transcriptional regulator; the encoded protein is MHSSPPFNAPAARRLRAALGMAPGHVAYGLRAQYGLIVEPETVMAWERGEISPNSAELTALAGVLWCAPGELLAEPVTLREHRMARGLAADELARRIGLETTAYQKMEDTGRWKGNERQSVALAQVLGLSLAQFVAATGKQDELAELLRNAVTTRWQAYVKPLAKLLPVPKQHLEPVLERLHADYQSKMVATLSWGGASGAAGAGDAGREFLADIVAHFWAFAGGAR
- a CDS encoding thioredoxin family protein; its protein translation is MIHAKGVAEVTDLDFEAEVLAERGRPVLVEFTADWCGPCRQLAPVLSAVAAEQADRLKVVQIDADGNPATVVRYGVLSMPTLLVFRDGEPVKQMAVTA